In Oncorhynchus clarkii lewisi isolate Uvic-CL-2024 chromosome 2, UVic_Ocla_1.0, whole genome shotgun sequence, one DNA window encodes the following:
- the LOC139372290 gene encoding sodium/nucleoside cotransporter 2-like gives MTKLCLSFTAEATGTALKVLSHVNGVVNEGFETQGDSISVSNRSSFKEEHSRKGLGLYLSKVSKPINATEDYFRAHAKTIKYIVLGLHGAGYVAYFITACILDFERAIALVVLTSLAVVSKAYDLVKTYHGDSITKCFIPAQRCFNNFRGWIIGVFVVAVLVLLVTWLVVDTSKRPEQLISFGGVCMFILVIFIFSAHRTEVAWRSVFWGLGLQFCIGLFVIRTEPGLTAFQWLGEQVQIFLNYTKHGSSFVFGPLVSDIFAFQALPIVIFFSSVMSVLYFLGIMQWLIIKIAWVMQITMGTSPTETLSVAGNIFVGQTEAPLLIRPYLKDMTKSEVHAVMVGGFATIAGSVMGAFISFGIDASSMISASVMAAPCALAISKLSYPETEESKFTSEENIKVACGDEQNILEAASSGASTSIGLVANIAANLIAFLAILAFINASLGWLGGLVGFPSITFEIICSYVFMPVAFMMGIPFEESFIVAELIGTKLFLNEFLAYQKLSELKSNRVNGLDEMIGDERQWISVRSEIISTFALCGFANFSSLGIVIGGLSSICPSRRADVSSLVLRALFTGTCVSLINACIAGILFVPPLDCLDVFGTSFFNTTNIDLKNCCTDLFGSTVNNGTISFEGSWSTVTNATLYFTNCCDLFDYAVCN, from the exons ATGACTAAACTTTGCCTCTCTTTTACAGCAGAAGCCACTGGTACAGCGCTCAAAGTTCTGTCTCATGTTAATGGGGTGGTCAATGAGGGATTTGAAACACAG GGGGATAGCATTTCAGTTAGTAACAGAAGCAGTTTCAAAGAGGAGCACTCAAGAAAAGGATTGGGATTATATTTAAG TAAGGTTTCCAAGCCTATTAATGCCACAGAGGATTACTTTAGAGCTCACGCCAAAACCATCAAATACATTGTACTGGGCTTGCATGGAGcag GCTATGTGGCATACTTCATCACAGCATGCATATTGGACTTTGAGAGGGCCATTGCCCTTGTGGTCCTCACCAGTTTGGCAGTTGTCTCCAAAGCCTATGACCTTGTGAAGACATACCATGGAGATAGCATAACCAAATGTTTCATACCAGctcaaagatgcttcaacaattTCCGGGGATGGATAATAGG AGTTTTCGTTGTTGCGGTGCTGGTTCTGCTAGTGACTTGGCTCGTTGTGGACACAAGCAAGCGACCAGAGCAGCTCATCTCATTTGGAGGGGTCTGCATGTTCATTCTAGTCATTTTCATCTTCTCAGCCCACAGGACAGAG GTGGCATGGAGGTCAGTTTTTTGGGGTCTTGGTTTACAATTCTGTATCGGACTGTTTGTCATAAGGACAGAGCCAGGACTCACAGCCTTCCAATGGCTTGGAGAGCAAGTGCAG ATATTCTTGAACTACACAAAACACGGGTCATCATTTGTTTTTGGACCACTAGTATCCGACATCTTTGCATTTCAG GCTTTGCCCATTGTGATATTCTTCAGCAGTGTGATGTCAGTTCTTTATTTCCTTGGAATAATGCAATGGCTCATCATTAAG ATCGCATGGGTAATGCAGATAACGATGGGAACCTCACCCACTGAGACCTTGAGTGTTGCAGGCAACATATTTGTTGGACAG ACTGAAGCGCCATTGCTGATTCGCCCCTATTTGAAGGACATGACCAAATCTGAAGTGCATGCTGTCATGGTTGGAGGCTTTGCCACCATTGCAGGAAGTGTGATGGGTGCATTCATCTCATTTGGG ATTGATGCATCCTCTATGATATCTGCCTCTGTAATGGCTGCCCCATGTGCCTTGGCAATCTCCAAGCTGTCCTATCCGGAGACAGAAGAGAGCAAATTTACATCAGAGGAAAATATCAAAGTGGCTTGTgg TGATGAACAGAACATTTTGGAAGCAGCTAGCAGTGGAGCATCTACATCAATAGGCCTTGTTGCTAATATAGCTGCCAACTTGATTGCATTCCTTGCGATACTGGCATTCATCAATGCATCTCTTGGCTGGCTGGGAGGCCTGGTGGGATTTCCCTCTATCACATTTGAG ATAATCTGTTCCTATGTGTTCATGCCTGTGGCCTTCATGATGGGGATACCATTTGAAGAGAGTTTCATAGTAGCGGAACTCATCGGCACCAAGCTCTTCCTCAATGAGTTTCTGGCATATCAGAAGCTGTCAGAGTTGAAGAGTAACAGAGTCAACGGTCTGGATGAAATGATTGGCGATGAGAGGCAATGGATTTCC GTCAGATCAGAGATCATCTCCACTTTTGCTCTGTGTGGATTTGCCAATTTCAGCTCACTGGGGATCGTAATTGGAGGCCTTT CCTCCATATGCCCATCCAGAAGAGCCGACGTCTCCTCTTTGGTATTGAGAGCCCTGTTCACTGGGACCTGTGTGTCTCTGATTAATGCCTGTATTGCAG GTATTCTCTTTGTTCCTCCTCTTGACTGTTTGGATGTTTTCGGGACGTCCTTTTTCAACACCACAAATATAGACCTAAAAAACTGCTGTACTGATCTCTTTGGAAG CACTGTGAACAATGGGACCATCTCATTTGAGGGCTCCTGGAGCACGGTGACCAATGCCACATTGTACTTTACGAACTGCTGTGATCTCTTTGATTATGCAGTTTGTAACTAG